A stretch of the Glycine soja cultivar W05 chromosome 13, ASM419377v2, whole genome shotgun sequence genome encodes the following:
- the LOC114382828 gene encoding 2-oxoglutarate-dependent dioxygenase DAO-like — MEAIVPVVDFQRLSEEEERKKLRKTCEKPGCFRIINHSIPPTLMADMKSVVKYLHDLPTEIKMRNKPSVPESGYRAAMPTSPLYEGMGIYDMHASPQAFEDFCSNLNVSPRHRQIIKEYGQAIHDLASNLSQKMAESLGIMDNDFKDWPFILRTIKYSFTPDVIGSTGAQLHSDTGFITLLQDDEHVSGLEMMDDFGSFKAVPPIPGAFLCIVGDVGHVWSNGKFWNARHRVICKETGTRYSFGAFMLSPRDGNVEAPKKLVEVDHVQRYRPFKYEDLRDFRITTGKRDGEVLDQYRIC, encoded by the exons atggaGGCGATTGTTCCGGTGGTGGATTTCCAGAGGCTTTCAGAGGAAGAGGAGCGCAAGAAGCTGAGAAAAACATGTGAGAAACCAGGGTGTTTCAGAATCATCAACCACTCAATTCCACCAACACTCATGGCTGACATGAAGTCAGTGGTTAAATACTTGCATGACCTTCCCACGGAAATCAAAATGCGCAACAAACCCTCCGTCCCTGAGAGTGGCTATAGGGCGGCAATGCCAACAAGTCCTCTATACGAGGGCATGGGAATATATGACATGCATGCCTCACCACAAGCATTTGAAGATTTCTGCTCCAACTTGAATGTGTCACCCCGTCACAG gCAAATAATAAAGGAATATGGTCAAGCAATTCATGACTTGGCATCAAATTTATCACAAAAAATGGCTGAGTCTTTGGGTATAATGGATAATGATTTCAAGGACTGGCCATTCATTTTGAGGACTATTAAATATAGTTTTACCCCAGATGTTATAGGCTCCACGGGAGCACAATTGCACTCAGATACAGGATTTATCACTCTACTTCAAGATGATGAACATGTTAGTGGTCTTGAGATGATGGATGATTTTGGCTCATTTAAGGCAGTTCCTCCCATACCAGGGGCCTTCCTTTGCATTGTTGGAGATGTTGGACAT GTTTGGAGCAATGGAAAATTTTGGAATGCCAGACATCGTGTAATATGCAAGGAAACGGGTACTCGTTATTCATTTGGTGCATTTATGTTATCACCAAGGGATGGTAATGTTGAGGCCCCAAAAAAATTGGTGGAAGTTGACCATGTACAACGCTATCGACCATTTAAGTACGAAGATTTGAGGGATTTCAGAATCACCACAGGAAAGAGGGATGGCGAAGTCCTTGATCAATATCGCATTTGTTAG